A stretch of Aureispira sp. CCB-E DNA encodes these proteins:
- a CDS encoding site-specific DNA-methyltransferase, which translates to MDGKSLNIAEDKIQQLKQLFPEVFAEDKIDFDKLKLILGEETLAKEERYELNWAGKYDSFKEIQKQTTATLIPDPENSIDFDTSENIFIEGENLEALRVLQKSYYGKIKMIYIDPPYNTGNDSFVYPDDYTERRSEYEERTGIKDEDGFLNKQDLWKKNTKENGQFHSVWLSMMYPRLFLARNLMREDGVIFVSIDDNEVDNLKLLMDMVFGEENFIATLAVQLNPRGRNLDKFIAKTHESVIIFAKNMMEETTMYGLKKEGKMVSEYNKNDGKRGAYRLIGLRNRNQAFNPTTRPKLFYPLYVRTSDGAVSLERNSEFTEEVLPKTAEGVETCWTWGMNKVKQENHLLVAEISAERWRIFRKDYLYDENGNSAKTLPKSVWVDKEINNDYGKKSVKNLLGSNIMDFPKSSFLIGKMIKASTSSQDIILDFFAGSGTTAHSVLNLNQEDNGNRKFICVQMPEPTPKNSEAKKAGYDTISQISQARIKKVIEQIKAEQEGKLDFDKDHPQDLGFKSFKLAPSNFKTWRSDAEGEALAEQLALFQSPYKEGTEQENMLYELLLKAGFPLTVPIQKENVEGIALYIVDGGKMLLSLEAINEKVLDYVLEVKPQRFVTLDKLFGKDDQLLTNTRLQLQEMGVDFQVI; encoded by the coding sequence ATGGATGGTAAATCTTTGAATATAGCAGAAGATAAAATACAACAGCTCAAACAACTCTTTCCTGAAGTATTCGCAGAAGATAAGATTGATTTTGATAAACTCAAATTGATTTTAGGTGAAGAGACACTTGCCAAAGAGGAACGCTACGAATTGAATTGGGCAGGTAAATACGATTCTTTTAAAGAGATTCAGAAGCAAACAACGGCTACCCTTATTCCTGATCCTGAAAATAGTATTGATTTTGATACCTCTGAAAACATCTTCATAGAAGGGGAAAACTTGGAAGCTTTGCGTGTCCTACAAAAAAGCTATTACGGTAAAATCAAGATGATTTATATTGACCCTCCGTATAATACGGGCAACGATAGTTTTGTCTATCCTGATGACTATACCGAACGTAGAAGCGAATACGAAGAACGTACAGGTATCAAAGATGAGGACGGCTTCTTGAATAAACAGGATTTATGGAAAAAGAACACGAAAGAGAATGGTCAGTTTCATTCGGTTTGGTTGTCTATGATGTACCCTCGCTTGTTTTTGGCTCGTAATCTGATGCGTGAGGATGGGGTTATTTTTGTGTCTATTGATGATAATGAGGTTGATAATTTAAAATTATTAATGGACATGGTATTTGGTGAAGAGAATTTTATCGCAACTCTTGCAGTTCAACTTAATCCAAGAGGTAGAAACTTAGATAAATTTATTGCTAAGACCCACGAATCAGTAATCATTTTTGCAAAGAACATGATGGAAGAAACAACCATGTATGGACTTAAAAAAGAAGGGAAAATGGTTAGTGAGTATAATAAAAATGATGGCAAGAGAGGTGCTTACCGCTTGATAGGTTTAAGAAATCGAAATCAAGCATTTAACCCTACCACACGTCCAAAACTTTTTTACCCATTATATGTAAGAACATCCGATGGTGCTGTTTCGCTTGAAAGAAATAGCGAATTTACAGAAGAAGTTTTACCCAAAACAGCAGAGGGAGTCGAAACATGTTGGACTTGGGGAATGAATAAAGTTAAACAAGAAAATCATTTATTAGTTGCTGAAATCTCAGCAGAAAGATGGAGAATATTCAGAAAAGATTATTTGTATGATGAAAATGGTAATTCAGCAAAAACATTACCTAAATCGGTTTGGGTAGATAAGGAAATTAATAACGACTATGGAAAAAAATCTGTAAAAAATCTTTTAGGTAGTAATATTATGGATTTTCCAAAATCATCTTTCCTTATCGGAAAAATGATAAAAGCATCTACTTCATCTCAAGATATTATATTAGATTTTTTTGCAGGAAGTGGTACAACAGCTCACTCAGTCTTAAACCTCAATCAAGAAGACAACGGCAATCGCAAATTCATCTGCGTACAAATGCCTGAACCCACCCCAAAAAACAGCGAAGCAAAAAAAGCAGGTTACGACACCATTAGCCAAATATCCCAAGCAAGAATCAAAAAAGTAATAGAGCAAATCAAAGCCGAACAAGAAGGTAAACTAGACTTTGACAAAGACCATCCACAAGATTTAGGTTTTAAGTCTTTTAAACTTGCGCCCTCTAATTTTAAGACTTGGAGAAGTGATGCAGAAGGCGAAGCCTTAGCAGAACAACTAGCCCTATTCCAAAGCCCTTACAAAGAAGGAACAGAGCAAGAGAATATGTTGTATGAGTTGTTGCTCAAAGCAGGTTTCCCCTTAACTGTTCCCATTCAAAAAGAAAATGTAGAAGGTATTGCTTTGTATATCGTGGATGGGGGCAAAATGCTCTTATCTTTAGAAGCTATTAACGAAAAAGTATTAGATTATGTCTTGGAAGTGAAGCCTCAACGCTTTGTTACCTTGGACAAGTTGTTTGGTAAGGATGACCAGTTGTTAACGAATACTCGTTTGCAATTGCAGGAGATGGGGGTTGATTTTCAGGTAATTTAA
- a CDS encoding DEAD/DEAH box helicase family protein: MKLKFSSTQAYQLEAIQSIVNLFEGQPLNKGDFEVSFAVEGRSLALTNKGVGNKLVLSPEQLQKNLEKVQEENFGAKVDDFLQPLVFNDKDNQETSLTIPNFTVEMETGTGKTYTYLRTIYELNKVYGFKKFVIVVPSVAIREGTLKNLEITHEHFQGIYNNPPINYTVYDSKKLAALRSFATANSIQVLVINIDSFAKDDNIINQVRETGVKPIEYIQSTQPFVIVDEPQNMETDIRKRAIAKLNPLCILRYSATHRNLYNLVYKLDPVQAYDLGLVKQIEVDGISTGENHSATYIEFEKIIKSKSKVKAQLKIYVNDKNGVKAKSIKCPVGADLYKLSKERDIYKDGFIINSINAEWGEIEFSNGLLLTTGHTQGGLTDEVMKFQIERTIQKHFEKERRYKSMGIKVLSLFFIDKVANYRTYAADGSPIKGKFALWFEELFAEYMAKPSYKDLYKFDVSEVHNGYFSQDKKGKIKDTKGNTKADNSTYNLIMKDKERLLDQGEPLRFIFSHSALREGWDNPNVFQICTLNESKSDLKKRQEIGRGLRLPVNSEGERIFEKRINVLTVIANETYADFSAQLQKEIQEETSVDFSGRIKNSRAKAQIKLSKELTPQNCPEFFELWDKIKHRTRYRVEYKTEDLIQAAVEAIKGMPPTNKPLLTAETYQVKYSDTGIEGTKTDRKSKKTDNIKYLIPDIYGYIQSKIDLTRSTIYEILIQSERHTELEINPQLFLDNAITCIRGALNQLMIDGIKYHNIDGSYYEMQLFENEEIETYLSNLLEVRNTDKTLYNYVPIDSSVEEEFAKNCDVDDNVKFYFKLPRGFKIPTPIGNYNPDWAVIFDNDRRIYFVAETKSSTDPTKRRVAENLKIACGEKHFALFEKDDVKYRVVDSIEGLLK, translated from the coding sequence ATGAAGCTAAAATTTAGCAGCACACAAGCATATCAATTAGAAGCGATACAATCTATCGTTAATTTATTTGAAGGTCAGCCTTTAAATAAGGGCGATTTTGAAGTATCTTTTGCCGTTGAAGGTAGAAGTCTAGCCTTGACCAATAAAGGCGTAGGAAACAAGCTGGTATTGTCTCCTGAACAGTTACAAAAAAACTTAGAGAAGGTACAAGAAGAAAACTTTGGTGCAAAGGTGGACGACTTCTTGCAACCTTTAGTTTTTAACGATAAAGACAACCAAGAAACTAGTCTTACTATTCCCAATTTCACTGTAGAAATGGAAACGGGAACGGGTAAAACATACACCTATCTAAGAACCATTTACGAATTGAACAAAGTCTATGGATTTAAGAAATTTGTGATCGTTGTTCCTAGTGTAGCCATACGAGAAGGTACGCTCAAGAATTTAGAAATTACGCACGAACATTTTCAAGGGATTTATAACAATCCTCCTATTAATTATACGGTTTATGATAGTAAGAAATTAGCCGCCTTACGAAGTTTTGCAACTGCTAACAGTATTCAAGTTTTAGTAATTAATATTGATAGTTTTGCCAAAGATGACAACATTATCAATCAAGTACGAGAAACAGGCGTTAAACCCATAGAATACATACAATCTACACAGCCTTTTGTTATTGTGGATGAACCGCAAAACATGGAAACAGACATTCGTAAGCGAGCGATTGCAAAATTGAATCCTTTGTGTATTTTACGTTATTCTGCTACACACAGAAATTTGTACAATCTAGTGTACAAATTAGACCCTGTACAAGCTTATGATTTGGGCTTGGTTAAACAAATAGAAGTAGATGGCATTAGTACAGGAGAAAACCATAGTGCGACTTATATTGAGTTTGAAAAAATCATTAAAAGTAAGAGTAAGGTAAAAGCTCAACTCAAAATTTATGTTAATGACAAAAACGGGGTTAAAGCTAAATCTATAAAGTGTCCTGTTGGAGCAGACCTTTATAAATTGTCAAAAGAAAGGGATATATACAAGGATGGTTTTATTATTAATAGTATCAATGCAGAATGGGGCGAAATTGAATTTTCTAATGGACTTTTATTAACTACTGGACATACTCAAGGCGGTTTGACAGATGAAGTAATGAAATTCCAAATAGAGCGTACCATTCAAAAGCATTTTGAAAAAGAACGTCGTTATAAATCTATGGGCATAAAGGTTCTTTCTTTGTTCTTTATAGATAAGGTTGCTAATTATAGAACCTATGCAGCAGATGGCAGCCCTATCAAAGGAAAGTTTGCGTTGTGGTTTGAAGAGTTGTTTGCTGAATATATGGCAAAACCAAGCTATAAAGACCTTTATAAATTTGATGTATCAGAAGTTCACAATGGTTATTTTTCCCAAGATAAGAAAGGAAAAATAAAAGATACTAAAGGCAATACAAAGGCAGATAACAGTACCTACAATCTAATTATGAAAGATAAAGAGCGTTTGTTAGATCAAGGTGAACCTCTACGTTTTATCTTTTCTCATTCTGCTTTACGTGAAGGTTGGGATAACCCTAATGTTTTTCAAATTTGTACGCTCAATGAGAGTAAATCCGATTTAAAGAAACGCCAGGAAATAGGACGAGGTTTGCGCTTGCCCGTAAATTCAGAAGGGGAGCGAATTTTTGAAAAGCGAATTAATGTCTTGACCGTTATAGCAAATGAAACGTACGCTGATTTTTCAGCACAACTTCAAAAAGAAATTCAAGAAGAAACGAGTGTTGATTTTTCAGGACGTATCAAAAACTCAAGGGCAAAAGCACAAATAAAATTGAGTAAGGAATTGACCCCTCAAAACTGCCCTGAATTTTTTGAATTGTGGGATAAAATAAAACATCGTACTCGTTATAGGGTAGAATATAAGACAGAAGATCTTATTCAAGCAGCTGTTGAGGCAATTAAAGGAATGCCGCCAACTAATAAGCCTTTATTAACTGCAGAAACTTATCAAGTAAAATATTCTGATACAGGTATTGAGGGAACTAAAACAGACCGAAAGAGTAAAAAAACGGATAATATTAAATATTTAATTCCTGATATTTACGGTTATATTCAAAGTAAGATAGATTTAACAAGAAGTACTATTTATGAAATTTTGATTCAATCAGAACGACATACAGAGTTAGAAATTAACCCTCAGTTATTTCTTGATAATGCAATTACTTGTATTAGAGGAGCATTAAATCAATTGATGATTGATGGTATTAAGTATCATAATATTGATGGTAGTTATTATGAAATGCAGCTTTTTGAAAATGAAGAAATAGAAACGTATCTAAGTAATTTATTAGAGGTGAGGAATACGGATAAAACGTTGTATAACTATGTTCCTATTGATAGTAGTGTAGAAGAAGAATTTGCTAAAAATTGTGATGTAGACGATAATGTTAAGTTTTATTTTAAATTACCCAGAGGTTTTAAAATCCCAACGCCTATTGGGAATTACAACCCTGATTGGGCGGTTATTTTTGATAATGATAGACGTATTTATTTTGTTGCAGAAACGAAATCTAGTACAGATCCTACGAAACGTAGAGTTGCAGAAAATTTAAAAATCGCTTGTGGTGAAAAACATTTTGCTTTGTTTGAAAAAGATGATGTAAAATATAGGGTTGTAGACAGCATAGAAGGACTACTTAAATAA
- a CDS encoding tyrosine-type recombinase/integrase — protein sequence MRQLKVGDIMLEEQKIIVHPDIAKNKKLQYITIPDAFFPTVEKRIMGRNPNEYVFKGHKYMKPMGENTMGDRHRKLLKELNFDTKRYKVYSWKHTGAVAAVKAGIHIKQLQIQLRHNSLDQVDEYLRQLGVSDLGDLRANFPGI from the coding sequence CTGCGCCAGCTCAAGGTTGGGGACATTATGCTAGAGGAACAAAAAATTATTGTGCATCCTGATATTGCTAAAAATAAAAAGCTCCAGTATATCACGATTCCTGATGCCTTCTTTCCTACCGTTGAAAAGCGCATTATGGGGCGTAATCCGAATGAATATGTATTCAAAGGGCACAAGTATATGAAACCAATGGGAGAAAATACGATGGGAGATCGCCACCGAAAACTACTCAAAGAGTTAAATTTTGATACGAAGCGCTACAAGGTGTACAGCTGGAAGCATACGGGAGCTGTGGCTGCTGTTAAAGCTGGTATCCACATCAAGCAACTGCAGATTCAATTGCGCCATAATTCGCTTGATCAAGTGGACGAGTATTTGAGGCAATTGGGTGTTTCTGATTTGGGGGATCTGAGGGCTAATTTTCCTGGCATTTAG
- a CDS encoding site-specific integrase, with protein MITAKKILPKLHDYAGDLTKQWFIYYYNEKGKRIRIYKGLNHLPTTKQRYKAADEIIFEITQQYKNLQYQKIKAIIVQALENRKPTWRKKTYHCKKSKIFIFLEWMQGKPWTRKSINDFFQELTDKHINPSTFNDYLQNVRNALQWIDEEELIQDIKSRKRQSVPATYFTKSQIDYLSKAMKHKDPELWFFVQFVYYCFLRPRSELRQLKVGDIMLEEQKIIVHPDIAKNKKLQYITIPDAFFPTVEKRIMGRNPNEYVFKGHKYMKPMGENTMGDRHRKLLKELNFDTKRYKVYSWKHTGAVMAVKAGVHVKQLQIQLRHHSLDQVDEYLRQLGVSDLGDLRANFPGI; from the coding sequence ATGATAACAGCAAAAAAAATTCTGCCTAAACTTCACGATTACGCTGGAGACTTAACCAAACAATGGTTCATTTATTATTACAATGAAAAAGGCAAACGAATCCGCATCTACAAAGGATTAAACCACTTACCGACTACAAAACAACGCTACAAAGCCGCTGACGAGATTATTTTTGAGATTACTCAACAATACAAAAACCTCCAGTATCAAAAAATCAAAGCAATCATTGTACAAGCTTTAGAAAACAGGAAGCCGACCTGGAGAAAAAAGACCTACCATTGCAAAAAATCTAAAATCTTTATTTTCCTAGAATGGATGCAGGGAAAACCCTGGACAAGAAAAAGTATCAACGACTTTTTCCAAGAGCTAACCGATAAGCATATTAATCCTTCTACCTTTAATGATTATTTGCAGAATGTCAGAAATGCATTACAATGGATTGATGAGGAAGAATTGATTCAGGACATTAAGAGCCGAAAAAGGCAATCGGTTCCTGCTACTTATTTTACCAAGAGCCAAATTGATTACTTATCAAAAGCAATGAAACATAAGGATCCCGAACTATGGTTTTTTGTACAGTTTGTTTATTACTGTTTCCTTAGACCTCGCTCGGAACTGCGACAACTCAAGGTAGGTGACATTATGTTGGAGGAACAAAAAATTATTGTGCATCCTGATATTGCTAAAAATAAAAAGCTCCAGTACATCACGATTCCTGATGCTTTTTTTCCTACCGTTGAAAAGCGCATTATGGGGCGTAATCCAAACGAATATGTATTCAAAGGGCATAAGTATATGAAACCAATGGGAGAAAATACGATGGGAGATCGCCACCGAAAACTACTCAAAGAGTTAAATTTTGATACGAAGCGCTACAAGGTGTATAGTTGGAAGCACACGGGCGCTGTAATGGCGGTTAAAGCTGGTGTGCATGTGAAACAATTACAAATTCAATTGCGCCATCATTCCTTGGATCAAGTGGATGAGTATTTGAGACAGCTGGGCGTTTCTGATTTGGGGGATTTGAGGGCTAATTTTCCTGGTATTTAG
- the rimO gene encoding 30S ribosomal protein S12 methylthiotransferase RimO, translated as MKTRSHKEDKVNVITLGCSKNMVDSEVMMSQLQANEFEVVHDSNDADANIVIVNTCGFIDLAKEESVNTILQYADVRARGEIDKLYVTGCLSQRYKDNLEEEIPEVDAYFGTLELPALLEKLEADYKHDLVGERLLMTPPHYAYLKISEGCNRTCSFCAIPLMRGKHISKSIEDLVTEAKNLAKQGVKELMLIAQELTYYGLDIYKERKLADLLRALNDVEGIEWIRLHYAYPSKFPLDVFDAIKELPKVCNYIDMPLQHANNAVLKRMRRQITKEETMKLIEEARKRVPGIAFRTTLLVGYPGETEEEFEDMVDFVREMKFERVGVFQYSHEENTLAYDVEDDIPAEVKAARASKIMEVQADISWENNLAKIGKTFNVLFDRVEGEFFVGRTEYDSPEVDNEVLVKTEGNYVRIGDFATIEIIDATEYDLYGKVVKA; from the coding sequence ATGAAAACAAGAAGTCATAAAGAAGATAAGGTAAATGTTATTACTTTGGGATGTTCCAAAAATATGGTGGATTCTGAGGTTATGATGAGTCAATTGCAAGCCAATGAATTTGAGGTAGTGCATGATAGCAACGATGCGGATGCGAATATTGTTATTGTGAATACTTGCGGATTTATTGATTTGGCTAAAGAAGAATCTGTCAATACCATCCTTCAATATGCGGATGTGCGTGCGCGAGGCGAGATTGATAAGTTGTATGTGACAGGCTGTTTATCTCAACGTTATAAAGATAATTTGGAAGAAGAAATTCCAGAGGTAGATGCTTATTTTGGAACCTTAGAATTACCTGCTTTATTAGAAAAATTAGAAGCAGATTATAAGCACGATTTAGTAGGAGAACGCCTATTAATGACACCCCCGCATTATGCCTATTTAAAAATATCCGAAGGGTGCAATCGTACTTGTTCCTTTTGTGCTATTCCTTTGATGAGAGGAAAGCATATTTCTAAATCTATCGAAGACTTGGTGACAGAAGCCAAGAACTTAGCAAAACAAGGCGTCAAAGAGTTGATGTTAATCGCACAAGAATTGACTTATTATGGGTTGGATATTTATAAAGAACGAAAACTTGCGGATTTATTGCGTGCTTTGAATGATGTAGAAGGCATTGAATGGATTCGGTTGCACTATGCTTATCCTAGTAAATTCCCATTAGATGTTTTTGATGCCATCAAGGAGTTGCCAAAGGTGTGTAATTATATAGATATGCCTTTGCAACACGCTAATAATGCCGTATTAAAACGGATGCGTCGTCAAATAACGAAAGAAGAGACCATGAAGCTTATTGAAGAAGCCCGCAAACGTGTGCCAGGCATTGCTTTTAGAACGACACTTTTGGTAGGTTATCCAGGAGAGACGGAGGAAGAATTTGAAGATATGGTAGATTTTGTACGAGAGATGAAATTTGAACGAGTTGGCGTATTTCAATATTCTCATGAAGAAAATACATTGGCGTATGATGTAGAGGATGATATACCAGCAGAGGTCAAAGCTGCTCGTGCTTCTAAAATTATGGAAGTACAAGCAGATATTTCTTGGGAGAATAATTTGGCAAAGATTGGAAAAACTTTCAACGTTTTGTTTGATCGAGTAGAGGGAGAGTTTTTTGTTGGTCGTACAGAATATGACTCTCCAGAAGTAGACAATGAGGTACTGGTTAAAACTGAAGGAAACTATGTTCGTATTGGGGATTTTGCAACGATTGAAATCATTGATGCAACCGAATATGATTTGTATGGAAAAGTAGTCAAGGCTTAA
- the accD gene encoding acetyl-CoA carboxylase, carboxyltransferase subunit beta — protein MGWYKRDKDSITTSTSQKKETPDGIWHQCNACKTTSTVKDLVENLYVCPSCNQHERIGSQEYFEIIFDKSKYTEMYSDIIAYDFLEFTDLKPYQERLDSARKKTDLDSAMRVAKGKVQKMDLVIAAMDFGFIGGSMGSVMGEKVSKAIDYCIEHKTPFMIISKSGGARMMESAFSLMQMAKISAKLTQLAEAQVPYLSFLTDPTTGGVSASFAMLGDFNFSEPGALIAFAGPRIVKETLKLKELPKGFQRAEFLMERGFLDFIVERKNLKDKIEDILYILKK, from the coding sequence ATGGGATGGTATAAACGTGATAAAGATAGTATAACGACTTCCACTTCTCAAAAGAAGGAAACTCCCGATGGGATTTGGCACCAATGTAATGCCTGTAAGACCACTTCAACCGTTAAGGATTTAGTAGAGAACTTGTACGTATGCCCATCTTGTAATCAGCATGAGCGTATCGGTTCTCAAGAATATTTTGAGATTATTTTTGATAAGAGCAAATATACAGAAATGTACAGCGACATTATCGCGTATGATTTCTTAGAGTTTACAGATTTAAAACCTTATCAAGAGCGCTTAGATTCTGCTCGCAAGAAAACGGACTTAGATTCTGCAATGCGTGTGGCAAAAGGAAAGGTTCAAAAAATGGACTTGGTCATAGCAGCAATGGACTTTGGTTTTATTGGAGGTTCGATGGGGTCTGTAATGGGGGAAAAAGTATCTAAAGCAATAGATTACTGTATCGAACACAAAACACCATTTATGATCATTTCTAAATCTGGTGGTGCTCGTATGATGGAATCTGCTTTTTCTTTGATGCAGATGGCTAAAATTTCGGCTAAGTTGACGCAACTAGCAGAAGCACAAGTGCCTTATTTATCTTTCTTGACGGATCCGACAACAGGAGGAGTTTCTGCCTCTTTTGCTATGTTGGGCGATTTTAACTTCTCGGAGCCTGGTGCTTTGATTGCCTTTGCAGGACCTCGTATTGTTAAAGAAACATTGAAGTTAAAAGAATTACCAAAAGGATTTCAGCGTGCTGAGTTCTTGATGGAAAGAGGATTCTTAGATTTTATTGTTGAACGAAAAAATTTAAAAGATAAAATAGAGGATATCTTGTATATTCTAAAAAAATAA
- a CDS encoding aminotransferase class I/II-fold pyridoxal phosphate-dependent enzyme, with protein sequence MASAVDILNQIVKDGSNRGLIHHHTEDENLDGQVVTINGNSLVNFGSCSYLGLETHPMLKEGVIDAVTKYGTQFSSSRTYLSLGLYHELEHSLNTIFEKPTIVTASTTLGHLATLPVIVGDNDAIILDLQVHSSIQMATQLLKARKVPVYIIRHNCMESLEKKIQHLNNKHDKIWYFADGVYSMYGDFAPFQALEALMDQYKKFHLYIDDAHGMSWTGKNGVGVVRSHMKHHNKMVLAVSLNKSFGAAGGCMVFPNAEMEEKVRNCGSTYIFCGPIQPPMLGAACASIKFHMSQALEERQAELRELIDYTNTRLNELSLPQFMQTDSPLFFIPAGLPAITYDIVSKMKDDGFYLNSAAFPAVPMKKSGVRFMINNNLSKQDINNMLEALQVNYLHALIDAGSSCAYVSKVFDIPSFNISINGSQDSEKESRTSLQIEIKDSINKVHKKEWDQLFINNGNLNYDNLKLVEQCFQGNSAPENNWKFQYVTIKDSQGTIVLKTFFTTALVKDDMFSPASVSAKVELMRQEDPYVLSSKNVMTGSMITKGEHVYINREHNNWKEALALLVKAMQETMEQVGATKLMLRDFVGYEDKELEQVFLELGLINYNLLDNCIVESLAWNDRATYLTQLGQKYRYNVRKEILQFEDRFIVRTNKPQSESEIDACYQLYSAVFEKALELNVFKLPKHYFKAMCANNNYDVIQLYLKPEFVEGATSPVLVGILFSEINGSTYNAMLVGLDYNYVKTHNTYKQILFQSLERAQQVGCEVLDLAYTAELTKKKLGAKFAFVQSTEHFNHQILDAMLQ encoded by the coding sequence ATGGCAAGCGCAGTAGATATATTAAATCAAATTGTAAAAGATGGAAGTAACAGAGGCTTAATACATCATCATACAGAAGATGAAAATTTAGATGGTCAAGTAGTCACTATTAATGGCAATTCCTTAGTCAATTTTGGTTCTTGCAGCTATCTGGGTTTAGAAACTCACCCCATGCTCAAAGAAGGCGTTATTGATGCCGTCACCAAATATGGCACTCAATTCTCTTCCTCCAGAACTTATCTTTCTTTAGGATTATATCATGAGTTAGAACATTCTTTAAATACTATTTTTGAAAAACCAACTATTGTTACAGCTAGCACTACTCTAGGACACCTAGCTACTTTACCTGTTATTGTTGGTGACAACGATGCCATCATCTTAGACTTGCAAGTCCATTCGAGCATTCAAATGGCAACACAACTACTTAAAGCTCGAAAAGTTCCCGTTTACATTATTCGCCACAACTGCATGGAATCTTTAGAAAAAAAGATTCAGCACTTAAATAACAAGCACGACAAAATATGGTATTTCGCAGATGGGGTCTACTCAATGTATGGAGACTTTGCTCCTTTTCAAGCCTTGGAAGCCTTGATGGATCAATACAAAAAGTTTCACTTGTATATTGATGATGCCCACGGAATGAGCTGGACGGGCAAGAATGGTGTGGGCGTTGTCCGCAGCCATATGAAGCATCATAATAAAATGGTTTTAGCGGTATCTCTCAACAAATCATTTGGTGCAGCAGGTGGATGTATGGTGTTTCCCAATGCGGAAATGGAAGAGAAGGTTCGTAACTGCGGCTCTACCTATATTTTTTGCGGTCCCATACAACCTCCAATGTTGGGAGCCGCATGTGCTTCGATCAAATTCCATATGTCCCAAGCCTTAGAAGAACGGCAGGCAGAATTAAGAGAATTAATTGATTATACCAATACTCGACTTAATGAGTTATCCTTACCTCAATTCATGCAAACAGATAGCCCTCTGTTTTTTATTCCCGCTGGCTTACCCGCTATTACCTATGATATTGTCAGCAAAATGAAAGACGATGGTTTTTACTTAAATTCTGCAGCTTTTCCAGCAGTACCAATGAAAAAAAGTGGCGTCCGTTTTATGATTAATAATAATTTAAGCAAGCAAGACATCAATAATATGTTGGAAGCATTGCAAGTAAATTATCTGCATGCACTAATAGATGCAGGTAGTAGTTGTGCCTATGTTAGCAAAGTATTTGACATCCCAAGCTTTAATATCAGTATTAACGGTTCCCAAGATTCTGAAAAAGAAAGCAGGACTAGTTTACAAATTGAAATAAAAGATTCCATCAATAAGGTTCATAAAAAAGAATGGGATCAACTATTTATCAATAATGGCAATTTAAACTATGATAATTTAAAACTGGTAGAACAATGTTTTCAAGGCAATTCAGCACCTGAAAATAACTGGAAATTCCAGTATGTAACCATCAAAGACTCACAAGGTACTATTGTTTTAAAAACATTCTTTACCACTGCCCTAGTCAAAGATGATATGTTTTCTCCTGCTTCTGTTTCTGCCAAAGTTGAGTTGATGCGCCAAGAAGATCCTTATGTCCTTAGCTCTAAAAATGTCATGACAGGTTCTATGATTACAAAAGGAGAGCATGTTTATATTAATCGAGAACACAATAACTGGAAGGAAGCTCTAGCTTTATTGGTAAAAGCAATGCAAGAGACCATGGAACAAGTAGGCGCTACTAAGTTGATGTTGCGAGACTTTGTAGGGTACGAAGACAAAGAACTAGAACAAGTATTTTTAGAATTGGGATTAATCAACTACAACCTCCTAGACAATTGTATTGTAGAGTCTTTAGCTTGGAATGATCGAGCAACTTATTTGACTCAACTAGGTCAAAAGTATCGCTATAATGTCCGAAAAGAAATCTTGCAGTTTGAAGATAGATTTATAGTGCGTACCAATAAGCCTCAATCGGAATCAGAAATAGATGCTTGTTATCAACTTTATTCGGCTGTATTTGAGAAAGCTTTAGAACTGAATGTATTCAAGTTACCCAAGCATTATTTTAAAGCTATGTGCGCCAATAACAACTACGATGTTATTCAACTCTACCTAAAACCAGAATTTGTAGAAGGCGCAACATCACCTGTTTTGGTTGGAATTTTATTTAGCGAAATCAATGGAAGTACCTACAATGCTATGCTAGTAGGATTAGATTACAATTATGTCAAAACTCATAATACCTACAAACAAATTTTATTTCAATCATTAGAAAGAGCCCAACAAGTAGGATGTGAAGTCCTAGACTTAGCCTATACAGCAGAGTTAACAAAAAAGAAATTAGGAGCTAAGTTCGCTTTTGTACAATCGACAGAACATTTTAACCATCAAATATTAGATGCGATGCTACAATAA